TTCGCAGTAATCGGCGTTTCAATGATGGAACCGTCCGGCTTGGCCATCAGACCACGCATACCGGCCAGCTGACGAATCTGTGCTGCGGAACCCCGCGCACCCGAGTCGGCCATCATGTACATCGAGTTGAAGGACTCTTGGTCAACTTCATCGCCATGACGGTCGATGACTTTCTCTTTCGAGAGGTTGGCCATCATCGCCTTGGAAACTTCGTCGTTCGCCTTCGACCAAAGGTCGATCACTTTGTTGTACTTCTCGCCCTGGGTTACCAGGCCGGAGGCGTACTGGCTCTCGATCTCTTTCACTTCGTCGGTGGCTGCACCGATGATGCGGGCTTTTTCGTCCGGGATAACGAAGTCGTTAACGCCGATGGAAACGCCGGAGATGGTCGAGTAAGCGAAACCGGTGTACATCAACTGGTCAGCGAAGATCACGGTCTCTTTCAGACCAACCACGCGGTAGCACTGGTTGATCAGCTTGGAGATCGCCTTTTTCTTCATCGGCAGGTTGACGACATCGTACGACAGACCTTTTGGCACAACCTGGAACAGCAGCGCACGGCCGACAGTGGTGTCGACGATACGAGTGTTGCTCACGCTGTTGCCGTCACGGTCGTTGACGGTTTCGTTGATACGAACCTTGACCTTGGCGTGCAGTGCGGCTTCGCCGGCACGGAACACACGGTCAACTTCCTGCAGATCCGCGAACACACGACCTTCGCCCTTGGCGTTGATCGCTTCACGAGTCATGTAGTACAGACCCAATACAACGTCCTGCGACGGAACGATGATTGGCTCACCGTTGGCTGGCGACAGAATGTTGTTGGTCGACATCATCAACGCACGCGCTTCGAGCTGGGCTTCCAGCGTCAGCGGTACGTGCACGGCCATTTGGTCGCCGTCGAAGTCGGCGTTGTACGCGGCGCAGACCAGCGGGTGCAGCTGGATAGCCTTACCTTCGATCAGGACCGGTTCAAACGCCTGGATACCCAGACGGTGAAGGGTCGGTGCACGGTTGAGAAGAACCGGGTGTTCGCGAATCACTTCAGCGAGAACGTCCCAAACCTCTGGCAGTTCGCGCTCGACCATTTTCTTGGCCGCTTTGATGGTGGTCGCGAGACCACGCATTTCCAGCTTGCCGAAAATGAACGGTTTGAACAGCTCGAGAGCCATCTTCTTCGGCAGACCGCACTGGTGCAAACGCAGGGTCGGACCTACGGTAATTACCGAACGACCGGAGTAGTCAACGCGCTTACCGAGCAAGTTCTGACGGAAGCGACCCTGCTTACCCTTGATCATGTCAGCCAGGGATTTCAGAGGACGCTTGTTCGAACCGGTGATAGCGCGGCCACGACGACCGTTGTCGAGCAGTGCATCGACAGCTTCCTGCAACATACGCTTTTCGTTGCGCACGATGATGTCCGGAGCGGACAGATCCAGCAGGCGCTTCAAACGGTTGTTACGGTTAATCACTCGACGATACAGATCGTTGAGGTCGGAAGTCGCGAAACGACCGCCATCCAGCGGGACCAGTGGACGCAGATCTGGCGGCAGAACCGGCAGAACGGTCAGCACCATCCACTCTGGCAGGTTGCCGGAACCCTGGAAGGCTTCCATCAACTTCAGACGCTTGGACAGCTTCTTGATCTTGGTTTCCGAGTTGGTTTGCGGAATTTCTTCGCGCAGACGACCAATCTCGTGCTCCAGGTCGATAGCGTGCAGCAGTTCACGGACAGCTTCAGCACCCATGCGGGCGTCGAAGTCGTCACCGAACTCTTCCAGCGCTTCGAAGTACTGTTCGTCGTTCAGCAACTGACCTTTTTCAAGGGTGGTCATGCCTGGATCGATAACGACGTAGCTCTCGAAGTAGAGAACGCGTTCGATATCACGCAGGGTCATGTCCATCAGCAGGCCGATACGGGACGGCAGCGATTTCAGGAACCAGATGTGGGCAACCGGCGAAGCCAGTTCGATGTGCGCCATGCGCTCACGACGAACCTTGGCCAGCGCAACTTCAACGCCGCACTTCTCACAGATCACACCACGGTGCTTCAAGCGCTTGTACTTACCGCACAGGCACTCGTAATCCTTTACCGGGCCAAAGATCTTGGCGCAGAACAGACCGTCACGCTCAGGTTTGAACGTACGGTAGTTGATGGTTTCCGGCTTTTTAACTTCGCCGAACGACCACGAGCGGATCATCTCAGGCGAGGCCAATCCGATACGGATGGCGTCGAACTCTTCGACTTGACCCTGGTTTTTCAGCAAATTCAGTAGGTCTTTCAAGGCCTTTCCTCCTGGCGGAGCAGAGAGCGGGCAGTCCTGCCCCGCTCTCGATCGCGTCACGTGTTATTCGGTTTCCAGATCGATATCGATGCCGAGGGAACGAATTTCCTTGATCAACACGTTGAAGGACTCGGGCATGCCC
The Pseudomonas fluorescens genome window above contains:
- the rpoC gene encoding DNA-directed RNA polymerase subunit beta', with the translated sequence MKDLLNLLKNQGQVEEFDAIRIGLASPEMIRSWSFGEVKKPETINYRTFKPERDGLFCAKIFGPVKDYECLCGKYKRLKHRGVICEKCGVEVALAKVRRERMAHIELASPVAHIWFLKSLPSRIGLLMDMTLRDIERVLYFESYVVIDPGMTTLEKGQLLNDEQYFEALEEFGDDFDARMGAEAVRELLHAIDLEHEIGRLREEIPQTNSETKIKKLSKRLKLMEAFQGSGNLPEWMVLTVLPVLPPDLRPLVPLDGGRFATSDLNDLYRRVINRNNRLKRLLDLSAPDIIVRNEKRMLQEAVDALLDNGRRGRAITGSNKRPLKSLADMIKGKQGRFRQNLLGKRVDYSGRSVITVGPTLRLHQCGLPKKMALELFKPFIFGKLEMRGLATTIKAAKKMVERELPEVWDVLAEVIREHPVLLNRAPTLHRLGIQAFEPVLIEGKAIQLHPLVCAAYNADFDGDQMAVHVPLTLEAQLEARALMMSTNNILSPANGEPIIVPSQDVVLGLYYMTREAINAKGEGRVFADLQEVDRVFRAGEAALHAKVKVRINETVNDRDGNSVSNTRIVDTTVGRALLFQVVPKGLSYDVVNLPMKKKAISKLINQCYRVVGLKETVIFADQLMYTGFAYSTISGVSIGVNDFVIPDEKARIIGAATDEVKEIESQYASGLVTQGEKYNKVIDLWSKANDEVSKAMMANLSKEKVIDRHGDEVDQESFNSMYMMADSGARGSAAQIRQLAGMRGLMAKPDGSIIETPITANFREGLSVLQYFISTHGARKGLADTALKTANSGYLTRRLVDVAQDLVVTEIDCGTEHGLLMTPHIEGGDVVEPLGERVLGRVIARDVFKPGTEDVIVPAGTLVDEKWVEFIELNSIDEVIVRSPISCETRYGICAKCYGRDLARGHQVNIGEAVGVIAAQSIGEPGTQLTMRTFHIGGAASRTSAADSVQVKNGGTVRLHNLKHVERVDGHLVAVSRSGELAIADDFGRERERYKLPYGAVISVKEGDKVDAGAIVAKWDPHTHPIVTEMKGTVTYVGMEEGITIKRQTDELTGMTNIEVLDAKDRPAAGKEIRPAVKMVDDNGKDLLLPGTDVIAQYFLPANALVGVADGAKIAIGDVIARIPQETSKTRDITGGLPRVADLFEARRPKEASILAEVSGTIAFGKETKGKRRLVITPNDGSDPYEELIPKWRHLNVFEGEQVNRGEVISDGPSDPHDILRLLGVSALAKYIVNEIQDVYRLQGVKINDKHIETILRQMLRKVEISESGDSSFIKGDQMELTHVLVENERLSAEDKFVSKFTRVLLGITKASLSTESFISAASFQETTRVLTEAAVTGKRDYLRGLKENVVVGRLIPAGTGLAYHSERKRRRDADKPLRVSASEVEAALTEALNSSGN